One window of the Candidatus Zixiibacteriota bacterium genome contains the following:
- a CDS encoding hypothetical protein (Evidence 5 : Unknown function): MIKRTRLNISNSLIIIIIFLFGCFVAARASTAFIDLDGDGFSDNPPATIGSLSTSSSENADQGKYVSFELSGGAFATPSNACSARFESFKFGARALDRNRFSFDSDNFGPASAVGITGLSNAGGVCSGGSCHR; the protein is encoded by the coding sequence GTGATCAAACGCACCCGTCTGAATATCTCTAACTCATTGATAATCATTATAATATTTCTTTTTGGCTGTTTTGTCGCTGCCAGGGCTTCGACTGCTTTTATCGATTTGGACGGCGATGGCTTTAGCGACAATCCCCCCGCCACCATTGGCTCGCTATCCACTTCCTCCTCCGAAAATGCCGACCAGGGGAAATATGTATCATTCGAATTAAGCGGCGGTGCCTTTGCAACACCCTCAAATGCCTGTTCCGCTCGTTTTGAATCGTTCAAATTTGGCGCCAGGGCGCTTGATCGCAATAGATTTAGCTTTGATTCCGATAATTTCGGTCCCGCCAGTGCTGTCGGTATTACCGGCCTGTCCAATGCCGGAGGGGTCTGTTCCGGAGGTTCTTGTCACCGTTGA
- the yfbK gene encoding von Willebrand factor type A domain-containing protein, whose translation MRSSNSKAKFPTLFFSFILLVFFQSALSGEIKGRVTDAGDGSPVRGASINIVGFKSGAITDNDGRYRIMNVPSGTFILRATALEYEQCEIKDIVLKDKGITIVDFQLKRTVSELGKVIKVEAEREAVNKYSPQNMVKLDADATRTSPDEKNGTIRRKVAPVPSTASPNFFAPQCINPPGQKVAPYPNYPYGPSTGGNTPVNGQPYDAMFFKSYGTNPFIDTEDDPLSTFAADVDDASFVMARAYLKDGNLPPDEAIRTEEFINHFKYDYAPPDNGPFNVDAEGAPYPFGRKSILLKIGIKGREIDVESRKPANLIFVIDVSGSMATGGRLEMVKDALRILVDNLFEDDRIGIVAYSTSAWKVLPPTSVYYRHEILSAIESLHPTNSTNAEAGLRLGYELADRIFDRDRINRLILCSDGVANVGNTSADDMLQWIKGYAERGIFLTAVGFGISNYNDILLEQLGDKGNGNYYYVNSRVDARKIFLENLNGTLQVIAKDVKIQVSFDPATVASYRLLGYENRDVADEQFRNDRVDGGEIGAGHQVTALYEIKLRPGRTSPHIADLNIRFKHPNASQAGEFQYSLTTRYIRNDFDNASADFKIAAAAAQFAEILRKSYWAKDARLSDVQAVVREVMRERHTSEISELLDMIQNAERLENRVVNRDLD comes from the coding sequence ATGCGTTCCAGTAATTCCAAGGCAAAATTCCCCACCCTTTTCTTCTCCTTCATCCTGCTTGTCTTTTTCCAGTCTGCGCTATCAGGGGAAATTAAGGGCCGGGTGACAGATGCCGGCGATGGTTCCCCTGTTCGGGGAGCATCTATCAACATCGTCGGATTCAAGAGCGGCGCTATAACTGACAACGATGGTCGATATCGCATTATGAACGTACCCTCCGGGACCTTCATCTTAAGGGCCACCGCCTTAGAATATGAACAATGTGAAATCAAAGATATTGTCCTGAAAGATAAGGGCATAACCATAGTCGATTTTCAGTTGAAGAGAACGGTTTCGGAGTTGGGCAAAGTCATTAAAGTCGAGGCCGAAAGAGAAGCCGTAAATAAATACTCACCTCAGAACATGGTAAAACTGGATGCCGATGCCACCCGGACCTCACCGGATGAAAAAAACGGGACCATTCGACGAAAAGTGGCGCCTGTGCCCTCAACGGCAAGTCCTAATTTCTTCGCTCCCCAATGCATCAATCCTCCCGGACAAAAAGTCGCCCCATATCCTAATTATCCTTACGGCCCATCAACCGGCGGAAATACTCCTGTCAATGGTCAGCCCTATGATGCCATGTTTTTCAAAAGCTACGGCACCAATCCTTTTATTGATACGGAAGATGACCCTCTTTCTACTTTTGCCGCCGATGTTGATGACGCCTCTTTCGTTATGGCCCGGGCCTATCTGAAAGACGGGAACTTGCCGCCTGATGAAGCCATTCGAACCGAGGAATTCATTAATCATTTCAAATACGACTATGCGCCTCCCGATAACGGGCCATTCAATGTCGATGCCGAAGGGGCGCCCTATCCTTTCGGTCGCAAATCCATCTTGTTGAAAATCGGCATCAAGGGACGCGAAATTGATGTCGAATCGCGTAAACCGGCCAACTTGATTTTCGTCATTGATGTCTCCGGATCCATGGCCACCGGGGGCCGTCTGGAGATGGTTAAAGATGCCCTTCGCATCCTGGTTGATAATCTTTTTGAGGATGATCGTATCGGCATTGTCGCCTATAGCACCTCCGCCTGGAAAGTCCTCCCTCCCACTTCAGTTTACTATCGGCACGAAATATTGTCGGCTATCGAATCTCTTCATCCCACGAATTCCACTAATGCCGAGGCCGGTCTGCGGCTGGGGTACGAATTGGCCGATCGCATCTTTGACCGCGATCGCATCAATCGTCTTATTCTCTGCTCCGACGGTGTTGCCAATGTCGGGAATACTTCAGCCGATGATATGTTGCAATGGATTAAAGGATATGCCGAACGAGGAATTTTTCTTACTGCCGTCGGATTCGGAATCAGCAATTACAATGATATTCTTCTTGAACAGCTGGGAGATAAAGGAAATGGCAACTACTACTATGTCAATAGTCGGGTGGATGCTCGCAAAATATTTCTTGAAAATCTGAACGGCACTCTTCAGGTGATTGCCAAAGATGTCAAGATTCAAGTCTCTTTTGATCCGGCCACTGTCGCCAGCTATCGTTTGCTCGGCTACGAAAATCGCGATGTTGCCGATGAGCAATTTCGCAACGATAGGGTCGATGGCGGCGAAATTGGCGCCGGTCATCAAGTAACCGCCCTTTACGAAATCAAGCTTCGCCCCGGCCGCACTTCCCCCCATATAGCGGATCTAAACATTCGCTTCAAGCATCCCAATGCATCTCAGGCCGGAGAGTTCCAATACTCGCTGACCACCAGATATATTCGTAATGATTTTGACAATGCTTCCGCCGATTTCAAAATCGCCGCGGCGGCCGCGCAATTCGCCGAAATCCTGCGCAAATCATATTGGGCCAAAGACGCCCGTCTGTCTGATGTTCAGGCGGTGGTCAGGGAGGTCATGAGAGAAAGACATACCTCGGAAATATCCGAACTCCTTGACATGATTCAGAACGCAGAGCGACTTGAAAACCGCGTTGTCAATCGGGACCTGGATTAG
- the acs gene encoding acetyl-CoA synthetase (Evidence 2a : Function from experimental evidences in other organisms; PubMedId : 10894724, 11359578, 12473114, 1390767, 1479344, 20353449, 21941, 7751300, 9473056; Product type e : enzyme) — MKGRADIMPEDQKLETILEEVRRFAPSDEFRRRSYIKSFQEYFDLYRKSIENPEAFWADAAKELHWFKKWDRVLNADNPPFYKWFESGRTNISYNCLDRHLSTSLRNKAALIWEGESGDRRVLTYWDLAREVNKFANVMKQLGIQKGDRVAIYLPMIPELAISLLACARIGAVHTVIFAGFSADSIRDRILDCEAKLVITSDGSWRRGNVLPLKNIIDEAVDGLACVKDVIVIKRSENMNFPCHIREGRDHWYHRLMDSASMQCPVEEMDSEDMLFLLYTSGTTGKPKGIIHTTGGYMVYTYLTTKLVFDMRPEDVFWCTADIGWVTGHSYVVYGPLANGATCLLYEGSPDWPNKGRFWELVERYGVTIFYTAPTAIRTFMRWGSNWPEKYDLSSLRLLGTVGEPINPEAWVWYHENIGNKRCPIVDTWWQTETGGIMISPLPGCTVTKPGSVTNPFFGIDATILSDDGKEVDAGYLAIRKPWPGMLRGIYGDPERYKQTYWSKWKGIYFPGDGARCDEDGYFWILGRVDDVVNISGHRIGTAELESVFVEHPAVSESAVIGVSHQIKGQGLVAFISLREGFGTDNGMSKELSDWVAKKIGKFVVPEKIIFSGDLPKTRSGKIMRRLLRDIAEGRALGNVTTLADPNIVESLKAKYEED, encoded by the coding sequence ATGAAAGGACGGGCTGATATCATGCCGGAAGACCAAAAACTCGAGACCATTTTGGAGGAAGTGCGCCGTTTTGCCCCCTCTGATGAATTTCGCCGTCGCAGTTATATTAAGTCATTTCAGGAGTATTTTGACCTTTATAGAAAAAGCATCGAGAATCCCGAAGCTTTTTGGGCCGATGCCGCCAAAGAATTGCACTGGTTTAAAAAATGGGACAGAGTTCTCAACGCCGATAATCCCCCCTTCTATAAATGGTTTGAAAGTGGCAGGACCAATATCTCGTACAATTGCCTCGACCGTCATCTTTCAACTTCCCTCCGCAATAAGGCGGCGTTGATTTGGGAGGGCGAGTCGGGCGACCGCCGCGTCCTGACCTATTGGGATTTGGCCCGGGAAGTGAATAAATTCGCTAATGTTATGAAACAATTGGGAATTCAAAAGGGGGATCGCGTTGCCATTTATCTGCCGATGATTCCGGAATTGGCGATAAGTCTCTTGGCTTGTGCCCGCATCGGCGCCGTCCACACTGTGATTTTCGCCGGCTTTTCCGCCGATTCGATTCGCGATCGCATCCTCGATTGCGAAGCCAAACTTGTTATCACCTCCGACGGCTCCTGGCGCCGCGGCAATGTTCTTCCTTTGAAAAATATCATCGATGAGGCCGTTGACGGCCTGGCCTGTGTCAAGGATGTCATTGTTATTAAGCGATCCGAAAATATGAATTTCCCCTGCCATATTCGCGAGGGGCGCGACCACTGGTATCATCGCCTGATGGATTCCGCTTCCATGCAATGCCCGGTTGAGGAAATGGACAGCGAGGATATGCTTTTTCTCCTTTACACTAGTGGAACCACCGGCAAGCCGAAAGGAATTATTCATACGACCGGCGGATATATGGTCTATACCTATCTGACTACCAAACTGGTCTTCGATATGCGCCCTGAAGATGTTTTCTGGTGCACCGCTGATATCGGCTGGGTAACCGGCCACAGTTATGTTGTCTATGGCCCTCTTGCCAATGGGGCCACCTGTCTCCTCTATGAAGGTTCTCCCGATTGGCCCAATAAGGGCCGTTTTTGGGAACTGGTTGAGCGTTATGGTGTCACCATTTTTTATACCGCCCCGACAGCCATCCGGACTTTCATGCGATGGGGCTCGAATTGGCCGGAAAAGTATGACCTTTCCTCTTTGCGTCTCCTCGGAACGGTCGGCGAACCAATCAATCCGGAGGCCTGGGTTTGGTATCATGAAAATATTGGTAATAAACGTTGCCCCATAGTTGATACCTGGTGGCAGACCGAAACCGGAGGCATAATGATATCCCCGCTGCCGGGGTGTACTGTCACCAAACCCGGCTCCGTTACGAATCCGTTTTTCGGTATTGATGCAACCATCCTGTCTGACGACGGCAAAGAAGTTGACGCCGGCTACTTGGCTATCCGCAAGCCCTGGCCGGGAATGTTGCGCGGCATTTACGGCGATCCGGAGCGATACAAGCAAACCTATTGGTCCAAATGGAAAGGAATTTATTTCCCCGGCGATGGGGCTCGTTGTGACGAAGACGGCTACTTTTGGATTCTCGGACGCGTCGACGATGTTGTCAATATCTCCGGGCATCGCATTGGAACCGCCGAATTGGAATCGGTCTTTGTTGAACATCCGGCCGTTTCCGAATCGGCCGTCATTGGTGTGAGCCATCAAATCAAAGGACAGGGCTTGGTAGCATTCATTAGCCTCCGAGAAGGATTCGGAACCGACAATGGCATGAGCAAAGAACTATCCGATTGGGTAGCCAAAAAAATCGGCAAATTTGTCGTTCCGGAAAAAATTATATTCTCCGGCGACCTTCCCAAAACTCGCTCGGGCAAAATCATGAGACGCCTCTTGAGAGATATAGCCGAAGGTCGCGCCCTTGGCAATGTGACTACTCTGGCCGATCCCAATATTGTGGAGTCTCTCAAAGCCAAGTACGAAGAGGATTGA
- a CDS encoding conserved hypothetical protein (Evidence 4 : Unknown function but conserved in other organisms), with product MTEEKTFTEEIKVSGGQLVETVKRLLHEANIRRIIIKNEKGESLLEIPVTIASVGALLLPVAAALGALAALVANCTIVVVKKAD from the coding sequence ATGACTGAAGAAAAAACTTTTACCGAGGAAATCAAGGTTTCCGGCGGGCAATTGGTGGAAACGGTCAAGAGACTCCTCCACGAAGCCAATATCAGAAGAATCATTATCAAGAATGAAAAAGGGGAGTCACTGCTGGAAATACCGGTCACGATAGCATCGGTGGGAGCGCTGCTACTTCCGGTCGCGGCGGCCCTGGGAGCACTGGCGGCACTGGTGGCGAATTGCACGATTGTGGTGGTCAAAAAGGCGGATTAG
- a CDS encoding exported hypothetical protein (Evidence 5 : Unknown function), protein MSTLQSTFKIAIIYILIGIPAVSASADVKTDITATSGYTSNLLNDSTRLEDSYSTINAALFIYPVAPLEFEINNRYTYYSRYYKLSNFQGSAGFKFIPTRADSRLSVALNARFSSQIYRDSINIDNSGITNISSNNDNYDLGFGLGYRFASNLNARLGSAYNYLKYTDYKGANRGTWKFFTGINMTIFGSNSIDVETGFATMDYRRFKDSIYIVPLQLTPAEQLALLDSVLRHDNLHSFYVSPRFSRPFGSKTGFNIIYSYRKFYNFADKRVYGLNSGFLSPWASVYEGTSITSGIKSYIIPGFTLNLGAGYWDKTFFKSLERPDGRITDPTPTRKSHISIRRDFQTRVYAGLTRSFGFAGGSKLEATLTYEFENNHSINTFYDYKKSGISAILDLKM, encoded by the coding sequence TTGAGCACCCTTCAGAGCACTTTTAAAATTGCCATCATATATATATTGATTGGCATCCCCGCTGTATCGGCTTCCGCCGATGTAAAAACTGATATTACGGCAACTTCCGGATATACCTCCAACCTTCTTAATGATTCCACACGCCTCGAAGATTCCTATAGCACCATAAATGCGGCGCTTTTCATATATCCGGTGGCTCCTCTGGAATTTGAAATCAATAATCGCTATACCTACTATTCCCGGTATTACAAATTGAGCAATTTTCAGGGTAGTGCCGGTTTTAAATTCATCCCGACGCGCGCTGATTCCCGCCTGTCGGTCGCCCTTAATGCCCGTTTTTCGTCTCAGATTTATCGCGATTCCATAAACATTGACAACAGCGGCATTACCAATATCAGCAGCAATAATGATAATTACGATTTGGGCTTCGGCCTGGGCTACCGTTTCGCGTCGAACCTTAATGCTCGTCTGGGCTCCGCTTACAATTATCTTAAATATACAGATTACAAGGGCGCCAATCGCGGAACATGGAAGTTCTTTACCGGGATTAATATGACCATTTTCGGAAGCAATAGCATTGATGTTGAGACCGGCTTTGCCACCATGGATTATCGCCGTTTCAAGGATTCCATATATATTGTACCGTTACAACTTACGCCGGCCGAACAACTAGCCCTCCTTGACTCTGTATTGCGGCATGATAACCTGCATTCCTTTTATGTCTCCCCCCGTTTTTCCCGTCCGTTCGGATCAAAAACCGGCTTTAATATCATTTATAGTTACCGGAAATTTTATAATTTTGCCGACAAAAGGGTCTATGGCCTAAATTCCGGTTTCCTGTCACCCTGGGCTTCGGTTTACGAAGGAACATCAATCACGTCAGGCATAAAGTCATATATTATTCCCGGCTTCACGCTCAATCTTGGAGCCGGCTATTGGGACAAAACCTTTTTCAAGTCTCTGGAGCGCCCGGATGGCCGTATTACTGATCCCACTCCGACCAGAAAATCACACATCTCCATCCGGCGCGATTTTCAGACCCGTGTATATGCCGGGCTTACCAGATCTTTTGGTTTCGCCGGGGGATCAAAGCTCGAGGCCACATTGACATATGAGTTCGAAAACAATCATTCCATAAACACTTTTTACGACTATAAAAAGTCCGGGATATCGGCTATATTGGATTTGAAAATGTAA
- a CDS encoding conserved exported hypothetical protein (Evidence 4 : Unknown function but conserved in other organisms) yields MSYRYKSFNLFAITIVLAIIFSSALAVAQTHPQYNARVKVYVVEPESRWSDYYYTPYSMGFLDFAYDTAVTMNQGDSLVRTITWNGAAAGYGDIQENNIMVIAVIFSGDSTLKYSNPPLGNPFYAHPADAAAAATPSQQWPNSTAGGYTHTVFAEVGTGTWCPYCPATNNTMHTIFASGYYNFFYTELIEDMNAKANNRVNAAFNQISYPTTYFEGGNHLFIGGSTIQSDYTVFLDADGARDVHLFDLSTNLTWLGGGSLSIQLHMKNNEVVNQPAATPSAPAGPAMGGPNGNCTFTASADDPEGDQMYYRFFWLAGDTSAWFGPYNSGETCSATHKWTDSTIAQVKVQSRDQYGAMSAWSSPLQVVIRSYXAGDVNHNGTINILDVSYLINHLYKQGPLPIPYIAGDTNGNNAINILDVSYLINFLYKGGPAPKYPQ; encoded by the coding sequence ATGAGTTATCGTTACAAGTCTTTCAATCTCTTCGCCATTACCATAGTCTTGGCGATAATTTTCTCCTCGGCCCTCGCCGTCGCACAGACCCACCCGCAATACAATGCTCGGGTCAAAGTATATGTAGTCGAGCCGGAATCCCGCTGGAGCGATTATTATTATACTCCTTACAGCATGGGCTTCCTGGATTTCGCCTATGACACCGCCGTGACCATGAATCAGGGAGATTCCCTGGTCAGAACCATTACCTGGAATGGCGCCGCCGCCGGTTACGGTGATATTCAGGAAAATAATATTATGGTCATCGCTGTTATCTTCTCTGGCGATTCCACTCTCAAATACTCCAATCCGCCGCTGGGCAATCCTTTTTATGCTCATCCGGCCGATGCCGCTGCCGCCGCGACACCATCGCAGCAGTGGCCCAACTCTACCGCCGGCGGCTATACGCACACTGTTTTCGCTGAAGTGGGAACCGGCACCTGGTGCCCCTATTGCCCCGCCACCAATAACACCATGCACACCATCTTCGCTTCCGGATACTACAATTTCTTCTATACCGAATTAATCGAAGATATGAACGCCAAGGCCAATAATAGGGTAAACGCTGCCTTCAATCAGATATCCTATCCCACCACATATTTTGAAGGCGGCAATCACCTCTTCATCGGCGGCTCCACTATTCAGAGCGATTATACTGTTTTTCTGGATGCGGATGGCGCCCGCGATGTTCATCTCTTTGATCTGAGTACAAACCTTACCTGGCTGGGCGGCGGTTCCTTAAGTATTCAATTGCACATGAAAAACAATGAGGTCGTCAATCAGCCCGCCGCTACCCCCTCGGCCCCGGCCGGCCCGGCCATGGGTGGACCAAATGGAAATTGCACCTTTACCGCATCCGCCGACGATCCTGAAGGCGACCAGATGTATTATCGCTTCTTCTGGTTGGCCGGCGATACATCGGCTTGGTTCGGCCCTTATAATTCCGGGGAAACCTGCTCCGCCACCCACAAATGGACCGACAGCACGATTGCTCAGGTTAAGGTTCAATCCCGGGACCAGTACGGTGCTATGAGCGCCTGGTCTTCACCGCTTCAGGTAGTCATCCGTTCCTATNTGGCCGGCGATGTCAATCATAATGGAACCATTAATATTCTTGATGTCAGTTACCTGATTAATCATTTATATAAACAGGGACCACTCCCCATTCCTTATATCGCAGGTGACACAAATGGCAATAATGCCATAAATATTCTCGATGTCTCCTATTTGATTAATTTCCTTTATAAGGGTGGACCGGCTCCCAAATATCCTCAATAG
- a CDS encoding putative dipeptidase (Evidence 3 : Putative function from multiple computational evidences), with translation MKGPDMRKLYFVLLIIITIGAVLMPESSLPCTSLLVTRGASADGSVMITYTCDGEFHPHLGYTPAGDHNPGDSIEITSWGGKVIGKVAQVPHNYSVIGMMNEHQLAISETTFEGREELENRDGLLEYWDLIDLALQRTHTAREAIHLIAELAETYGYRSTGESFSLADVNEAWIMEMIGPGPGGKGMEWVALRLPDGYISCHANKSRIGEFPLNDTLNCLYSKNVISFAVAKGYYNPDAGTAFKFCDAYCPDTPQNRRYADTRVWSILRRAAPSQNISSDYNRFVEGARPYPLWIKPDKKLTIADVFALMRDHYEGTPLDMTKGVDAGPFGSPLRCRPMTWTADSVEYGWERSISTPQTAFSFVSQSRAGLPDAVGGVFWYGLDDTYSSCYVPFYCGINAVPESYTVGTLKKFSWESAWWIFNLVANYAQLKYSYMMPEILSVQREIEGNFLAAQPEIEKTASALSQSNPALMTNFLTDYSVSHAELVVNRWRDLATYLIAKYNDGYVQDSTGRAREMGYPDNWLNEVTKSRPNRFNLVPK, from the coding sequence ATGAAAGGACCTGACATGAGGAAATTGTACTTTGTACTTCTAATTATAATTACCATCGGTGCAGTTTTGATGCCGGAGAGTTCCCTTCCCTGCACCAGTCTGCTCGTAACCAGAGGAGCATCGGCGGACGGCTCCGTAATGATCACGTATACTTGTGACGGTGAATTTCATCCGCACCTCGGATATACTCCGGCCGGAGACCATAATCCGGGAGATTCTATTGAAATTACCAGTTGGGGTGGTAAAGTGATTGGTAAAGTGGCACAGGTTCCGCATAATTATTCTGTCATCGGAATGATGAATGAGCATCAACTGGCCATAAGTGAAACCACTTTCGAAGGACGCGAGGAATTGGAAAATAGGGACGGCCTTCTTGAATATTGGGATTTGATCGATTTGGCCCTGCAACGTACCCATACTGCCCGCGAAGCCATTCACTTAATAGCCGAATTAGCCGAAACCTATGGCTACCGTTCCACCGGTGAATCCTTCTCACTGGCCGATGTCAATGAAGCCTGGATTATGGAAATGATCGGCCCCGGTCCCGGTGGAAAAGGGATGGAGTGGGTGGCTCTTAGACTACCCGACGGCTATATATCATGCCATGCCAACAAATCCCGTATCGGGGAATTTCCTCTAAATGATACTCTGAATTGCCTTTATTCCAAAAATGTCATTTCATTCGCAGTCGCCAAAGGATATTATAACCCTGACGCAGGAACAGCTTTCAAGTTTTGTGATGCCTATTGCCCTGATACTCCCCAAAATCGCCGCTATGCCGATACCCGGGTTTGGAGTATCCTTCGCCGTGCCGCCCCATCCCAGAATATTTCTTCTGATTATAATCGCTTTGTGGAAGGCGCCAGGCCATATCCGCTCTGGATAAAACCTGATAAAAAGTTGACCATTGCCGATGTCTTCGCGCTGATGCGCGATCATTACGAAGGGACACCGCTTGACATGACCAAGGGCGTTGATGCCGGACCATTCGGCTCTCCCCTTCGCTGTCGCCCGATGACTTGGACAGCCGATAGTGTCGAATATGGCTGGGAACGGTCGATTTCCACCCCGCAGACCGCCTTTTCATTCGTTTCCCAATCGCGTGCCGGCCTTCCTGACGCCGTTGGCGGCGTTTTCTGGTATGGGCTCGACGACACTTATTCCTCCTGCTATGTCCCCTTTTATTGCGGCATCAATGCTGTCCCCGAATCATATACCGTCGGGACTCTTAAAAAATTCTCCTGGGAGTCGGCTTGGTGGATTTTCAATCTGGTCGCCAATTATGCGCAATTGAAATATTCCTACATGATGCCGGAAATCCTTTCCGTTCAGAGAGAAATCGAAGGTAATTTTCTGGCCGCTCAACCGGAAATTGAAAAGACGGCCTCGGCTCTTTCCCAATCGAATCCTGCTCTAATGACCAATTTCCTGACCGACTATTCGGTTTCTCACGCGGAACTGGTGGTGAATCGGTGGCGCGATTTGGCAACCTACCTTATTGCCAAATATAATGACGGCTATGTCCAGGACTCGACCGGCAGAGCCCGCGAAATGGGCTATCCGGACAATTGGTTGAATGAAGTCACCAAATCTCGGCCCAATCGTTTTAATCTTGTTCCCAAATGA